The Verrucomicrobiota bacterium genome has a segment encoding these proteins:
- a CDS encoding nucleoside hydrolase — MRVLQTIFAGLVSLLGAATCLATPPKVIIDTDFNTIGDDGQVAVMAAQLYAQGSIDLLGFTIVSGNQWRDQEVADCLKAVERLGIERKVRVYVGAQYPLLHDYQSYLLEQILFGNRTDYVGAYAAPQPSPNNLVPPQDGFATHTRPARQDAVRFLIETFHRYPHEVNLLAIGPLTNVALAMREDPTIIPLIKQIVIMGGQIYAPGNAYNDAGEFNWWFDPEAAQVVLRADVPKRIVPLDVTNTVQLPQDVYERIVGHNPPTVITELYQQAVHPGDYIYDTIALASLYDPSLDIKTATLYVDINTNFDQNYGKSIVWSSNPYPSIRVETPSTVVFQIDNARFFTLYSDLLTRPVPVKFTWACPDQPDH, encoded by the coding sequence ATGAGAGTGCTTCAGACCATTTTTGCCGGCCTCGTGTCGCTGCTCGGCGCAGCGACCTGCCTGGCAACCCCCCCGAAAGTAATCATCGATACCGACTTCAACACCATCGGCGATGATGGCCAGGTAGCGGTCATGGCCGCACAGCTGTATGCCCAGGGATCGATTGACCTGCTCGGTTTTACCATCGTATCCGGCAACCAGTGGCGCGACCAGGAGGTGGCCGATTGCCTGAAAGCCGTTGAGCGGTTGGGCATCGAACGCAAGGTCCGGGTCTACGTCGGCGCGCAATACCCCCTGCTGCACGATTATCAATCGTACCTCCTGGAGCAGATTCTCTTCGGAAACCGCACCGACTACGTCGGGGCGTACGCGGCGCCCCAGCCGAGTCCGAATAATCTGGTGCCGCCGCAGGATGGGTTCGCCACGCACACCAGGCCTGCCCGCCAGGATGCCGTGCGATTCCTGATTGAGACGTTTCATCGTTACCCTCATGAAGTTAACCTGTTGGCCATCGGGCCGTTAACCAATGTGGCGCTGGCCATGCGGGAAGACCCGACGATCATTCCTTTGATCAAACAGATCGTGATCATGGGGGGGCAAATCTATGCTCCCGGGAATGCTTACAACGACGCGGGCGAATTTAACTGGTGGTTTGATCCTGAAGCCGCGCAGGTCGTGTTGCGAGCTGATGTCCCGAAAAGAATCGTTCCCCTGGACGTGACGAATACCGTCCAGTTGCCGCAGGATGTATACGAGCGGATTGTGGGCCACAACCCGCCGACGGTGATCACCGAGTTATACCAGCAAGCGGTTCATCCCGGCGACTATATCTACGACACGATCGCGCTGGCGTCCCTTTACGATCCCAGTCTGGACATTAAAACCGCTACGCTTTACGTCGATATAAACACGAATTTTGATCAGAACTATGGAAAGTCTATAGTCTGGAGTTCGAACCCGTACCCTTCGATTCGGGTCGAGACGCCATCGACGGTGGTGTTCCAGATCGACAACGCGCGTTTCTTCACTCTTTACAGCGACTTGCTGACCCGACCGGTGCCGGTAAAGTTCACGTGGGCATGCCCGGATCAACCAGACCACTAG
- a CDS encoding sugar ABC transporter substrate-binding protein — protein MSVSFSRLTWVSACVGAALVLFPQFAGAQAKKPRVALVMKSLANEFFQTMQTGAQKYQKEHTGEFDLLSNGIKNETDVGQQINLVEQMIAQRVDALVIAPADSKALIPVCKKAQQGGMVVVNIDNKFDAGALAQEKVKFPFVGPNNRTGAEKVGDYLGQHLKPGDKVAIIEGIPGAFNAIQRKAGFEDAAKKSRLDVVTSQSGQWETAPANSVASGIITQFPDLAAFMCSNDNMALGVIAALRAAGKEGKVQVVGFDDISAVRTLVKEGKVLATADQHADQLAVFGIQYAVEAVKTGKIPTEDRETPVDLITAETLK, from the coding sequence ATGAGCGTTTCTTTTTCCCGACTAACTTGGGTCTCCGCCTGCGTCGGTGCAGCCCTGGTTCTGTTTCCTCAGTTCGCCGGTGCCCAGGCCAAAAAACCCAGAGTGGCCCTGGTGATGAAATCGCTGGCCAATGAATTCTTCCAGACCATGCAGACCGGCGCCCAAAAATACCAGAAGGAGCATACCGGCGAATTTGATCTGTTGTCGAACGGGATCAAAAACGAAACGGATGTGGGCCAGCAAATTAACCTGGTTGAGCAAATGATCGCGCAGCGAGTCGATGCCCTCGTGATCGCACCGGCGGATTCCAAGGCCCTGATTCCCGTCTGCAAGAAAGCCCAACAGGGTGGAATGGTGGTGGTCAATATCGACAATAAATTCGACGCTGGCGCGCTCGCGCAAGAAAAAGTAAAATTTCCATTCGTCGGACCCAACAATCGGACCGGGGCGGAAAAGGTAGGCGACTACCTCGGTCAACACCTTAAGCCCGGCGACAAAGTTGCGATCATCGAAGGCATTCCCGGGGCGTTCAACGCCATCCAGCGCAAGGCCGGCTTTGAGGACGCCGCTAAGAAATCCCGCCTTGACGTCGTGACGTCGCAATCCGGTCAGTGGGAAACCGCACCGGCAAACAGCGTGGCGTCCGGGATAATCACCCAGTTCCCTGACTTGGCGGCGTTCATGTGCTCGAACGACAATATGGCACTCGGCGTCATCGCGGCCTTAAGGGCTGCCGGCAAGGAGGGTAAAGTCCAGGTAGTTGGTTTTGATGACATCTCGGCGGTGCGGACTTTGGTAAAAGAAGGCAAGGTTTTAGCGACTGCGGATCAACATGCCGACCAGCTCGCCGTATTCGGCATCCAATACGCGGTTGAGGCGGTCAAGACGGGAAAAATCCCCACTGAGGATCGGGAAACGCCCGTTGACTTGATCACGGCCGAGACGCTGAAGTAG
- a CDS encoding sugar ABC transporter ATP-binding protein encodes MAPLLQTEGLSKSYAGPVLSEVSFDLEAGEVHALVGENGAGKSTFCGIVAGLRTPDAGQMRLQGQPYAPANKRAAEIHGVRIVLQELNLIETLSVGENLFFDQLPHTLGGWIDQPRLRKAAREALAQVGLLELDPDAPVSGLGIGQKQLVEIAAGLARHCRLLILDEPTAALTPTDAERLFLQIQKLKDAGVGIIYISHHLEEVLRLADRISVLRDGRRVATRRRGDLTVDEMIRLMVGRALDDTAARAEKRSAGPILLEVQNLSAPPRVREVSFALHRGEILGFAGLMGAGRTETVRALFGADPRQTGRILLNGRDITAELETPADAVRLGIGFLTEDRKSQGLLLDKPVRLNVTLAQLKGDLCGLAGTLRRRREVAAARTWVDRLAIRCASIEQVAGSLSGGNQQKAVLARWLYRNCQVLICDEPTRGIDVGAKSEIYRLLDQLAREGKGVLVVSSDLKELLALCDRIAVISAGRLVKTFDRGSWTEDQIMSAAFSEMKI; translated from the coding sequence ATGGCTCCCCTCCTGCAAACTGAGGGCTTGTCTAAATCGTACGCCGGTCCGGTTTTGTCGGAAGTCAGCTTCGACCTGGAGGCGGGCGAAGTACACGCGTTGGTCGGCGAGAACGGCGCGGGCAAAAGCACATTCTGCGGCATCGTGGCGGGTTTGCGGACCCCGGATGCGGGGCAGATGCGGCTTCAGGGCCAGCCTTACGCGCCCGCCAACAAGCGGGCCGCCGAAATCCATGGCGTCCGGATCGTGCTGCAGGAGCTTAACCTCATTGAGACCCTCTCCGTCGGCGAAAACCTTTTTTTCGATCAGTTGCCGCACACCCTGGGCGGCTGGATCGATCAACCGCGCTTGCGCAAGGCGGCGCGCGAAGCGCTCGCTCAGGTCGGGCTGCTGGAGCTTGACCCGGATGCCCCGGTCAGCGGCCTCGGCATCGGTCAGAAACAGCTCGTGGAGATCGCGGCCGGTTTGGCCCGACACTGCCGGCTTTTAATCCTCGACGAACCAACCGCAGCCCTGACCCCCACGGATGCCGAGCGCCTCTTTTTGCAAATCCAGAAGCTGAAGGACGCCGGGGTCGGGATCATTTACATTTCTCATCACTTGGAAGAGGTGCTCAGGTTGGCAGACCGTATTTCAGTCTTACGCGACGGCCGGCGAGTGGCCACCCGCCGGCGCGGGGACCTTACGGTCGATGAAATGATCCGCCTGATGGTGGGCCGGGCATTGGACGACACGGCCGCGCGCGCTGAAAAGCGGTCGGCCGGCCCGATCCTGTTGGAGGTACAAAACCTTTCCGCGCCCCCGCGGGTAAGAGAGGTCAGCTTTGCCCTGCACCGAGGCGAAATCCTGGGGTTCGCCGGCTTGATGGGTGCCGGCCGCACCGAGACCGTGCGGGCGCTCTTCGGGGCGGATCCGAGGCAGACCGGGAGAATCCTCCTTAACGGCCGGGACATTACGGCCGAACTGGAGACCCCGGCGGACGCGGTCCGGCTCGGCATCGGCTTTCTGACGGAAGACCGGAAGTCGCAAGGCTTGCTCCTGGATAAACCGGTGCGATTGAACGTCACCCTGGCGCAGCTGAAAGGCGACCTCTGCGGGTTGGCGGGCACCTTGCGTCGTCGGCGGGAGGTTGCGGCCGCCCGGACCTGGGTGGATCGTCTCGCCATTCGTTGCGCGTCGATCGAACAGGTTGCAGGCAGCCTCAGCGGAGGAAACCAACAAAAGGCGGTGCTGGCACGGTGGCTCTACCGGAACTGTCAGGTGCTGATTTGCGATGAACCAACGCGTGGGATCGATGTCGGCGCTAAATCGGAAATTTACCGGTTGCTCGACCAATTGGCCCGGGAAGGTAAAGGCGTGCTGGTCGTCTCCTCTGACCTGAAGGAGTTACTCGCGTTGTGCGACCGCATCGCGGTGATCTCAGCGGGTCGTCTGGTTAAAACCTTTGACCGCGGCAGTTGGACGGAAGATCAGATCATGTCCGCCGCTTTCAGTGAAATGAAGATCTGA
- a CDS encoding ABC transporter permease → MLKDAVHPDSPAAAGAAKAGRRKSQAREILESCLGLLVVLVVLVAFFGFSTAHFFSLTTFASIANQIPTAVLIAVGMTYVLIIAGIDLSVGSVLAVSGGVLGAAIMRWHWPLWAAALACTGMGGLCGLVNGALTVRFRLPSFIVTLGMLEAARGAAYLVTNSQTQYIGSDIAKVNDVTLLGLSLPFFLAVIIVVAGQLVLTGTIFGRYLIGIGTNEEAVRLSGIAAGPVKVMVFTLSGMLAGLAAITYCARLASVDPNAGEGFELSAIAAVVIGGTSLMGGRGSVVNSFFGVLVISVLENGLAQLGAQEPIKRLVTGAVIIAAVVVDFYRTRKAARRA, encoded by the coding sequence ATGCTCAAAGATGCTGTTCACCCCGATTCACCGGCTGCGGCCGGCGCGGCCAAAGCCGGCCGCAGGAAAAGCCAGGCTCGCGAAATTCTGGAAAGCTGTTTGGGCCTGCTGGTTGTCCTGGTTGTCCTCGTGGCATTTTTCGGCTTCTCGACCGCCCACTTCTTTTCGCTTACCACGTTTGCCTCGATCGCGAACCAAATTCCCACGGCCGTCCTGATCGCCGTGGGCATGACCTACGTGCTGATCATTGCCGGGATCGACCTCTCGGTAGGTTCGGTCCTGGCGGTCAGCGGCGGCGTACTGGGGGCTGCCATCATGCGATGGCATTGGCCCCTCTGGGCCGCTGCGCTCGCCTGCACCGGGATGGGCGGCCTTTGCGGGTTGGTCAATGGTGCCCTGACCGTACGATTCCGGCTACCGTCGTTCATTGTCACCTTGGGAATGCTGGAGGCGGCCCGCGGGGCTGCTTACCTGGTCACCAACTCCCAAACGCAATACATCGGGTCGGACATCGCCAAGGTTAATGACGTGACCCTCCTGGGGTTATCCCTGCCCTTTTTCTTGGCCGTCATCATCGTCGTCGCGGGACAGTTGGTGCTTACGGGAACGATTTTCGGCCGTTACCTGATCGGGATAGGCACCAACGAGGAAGCCGTCCGCTTATCCGGGATTGCCGCCGGCCCGGTCAAAGTCATGGTGTTTACCCTCAGCGGCATGCTGGCGGGCCTGGCGGCGATCACCTACTGCGCACGGCTCGCCTCCGTCGACCCGAACGCCGGAGAAGGCTTTGAGCTCTCGGCCATTGCCGCCGTCGTTATCGGGGGAACCAGCTTGATGGGAGGACGTGGCTCGGTCGTGAACTCGTTTTTTGGGGTCCTGGTGATCTCGGTCCTCGAGAACGGCCTGGCCCAACTCGGTGCGCAGGAACCTATCAAGCGGTTGGTGACCGGCGCAGTCATCATCGCAGCCGTGGTAGTTGATTTTTACCGCACGCGTAAGGCGGCACGCCGCGCGTGA
- a CDS encoding FAD-dependent monooxygenase, with protein MAQPQVLIVGAGPTGLVLAFWLTKVGVPVRIIDKLGAPGTTSRAVVFHVRSLEFYRQLGIDQFAVRQGVEAKVGNLWLRGSRVGQIRFGDLGVTLSRYSFPLIFPQDLHEKMLIEQLSRLNVHVERETELVDFTLTEDGVSATLQKASGAHEAFHVPYLAGCDGARSTVRERLQIKFPGGTYSDTYYVADIEATGPIMNGQVNIALDEADFLAVFPMKGEGRARLVGAVRQELPTGRSLAWNDVSQRIIHHLKMKVKEVKWFSSYRVHHRVASTFTNGRAFLLGDAAHIHSPVGGQGMNTGIGDAVNLAWKLAAVLKARSPASLLETYEPERIAFARQLVATTDRVFAFVSARGPFATWTRLHIVPRLIPFLFRFAAVRRNMYRIVSQVAIQYPQSPLSHGPAGTRKGGQRLPWLQVDHPSSSSDDNFACFSALNWQIHFYGEGSSDLKTLCDARGIQLHHFPWTPAAHKAGLIRNAAYILRPDEYIGIVVPDADPKKIILYLETWLLNKDLPEGED; from the coding sequence ATGGCACAGCCGCAGGTTCTTATCGTGGGTGCAGGACCGACCGGGCTGGTCCTTGCGTTTTGGCTGACAAAAGTCGGTGTTCCCGTACGGATCATCGACAAATTGGGTGCACCCGGGACCACCTCAAGAGCTGTGGTGTTCCACGTTCGCAGCCTGGAATTCTATCGCCAACTGGGCATCGACCAATTCGCGGTTCGGCAGGGCGTGGAGGCTAAGGTCGGCAACCTGTGGCTTCGTGGAAGCCGCGTCGGGCAAATCCGGTTCGGCGACTTGGGCGTGACCCTCAGCCGGTATTCATTTCCGTTGATCTTTCCCCAGGATCTTCATGAGAAGATGCTCATCGAGCAACTCAGCCGGCTCAATGTTCATGTCGAACGCGAGACGGAACTGGTGGATTTCACCCTTACGGAGGACGGCGTCAGCGCCACGCTCCAAAAAGCTTCTGGCGCGCACGAGGCATTCCACGTGCCTTATCTTGCCGGTTGCGACGGGGCGCGCTCGACGGTGAGGGAAAGGCTTCAGATCAAATTTCCCGGCGGAACCTATTCCGATACCTACTACGTCGCGGACATTGAGGCGACGGGGCCGATCATGAACGGCCAGGTGAATATTGCCCTCGACGAGGCCGACTTTCTCGCCGTGTTTCCAATGAAGGGCGAAGGACGAGCTCGATTGGTGGGAGCGGTCAGACAGGAACTTCCGACAGGTCGAAGTCTGGCCTGGAATGACGTTAGTCAGCGGATCATCCACCACCTTAAAATGAAGGTGAAGGAAGTGAAATGGTTTTCGAGCTATCGCGTGCATCATCGAGTTGCTTCAACCTTCACGAATGGTCGCGCGTTCTTGCTGGGCGATGCCGCTCACATCCACAGCCCGGTCGGCGGACAAGGAATGAATACAGGCATCGGTGACGCGGTGAACCTCGCTTGGAAGCTCGCGGCCGTCTTGAAGGCCAGATCCCCCGCCAGTCTACTGGAGACGTACGAACCGGAGCGCATCGCCTTCGCACGGCAGTTGGTGGCAACGACTGACCGCGTTTTCGCCTTCGTTAGCGCACGCGGGCCGTTCGCCACCTGGACGCGCCTTCATATTGTGCCACGCCTGATTCCTTTCCTCTTCCGGTTTGCGGCGGTGCGAAGAAACATGTACCGAATCGTCTCGCAAGTCGCGATCCAATACCCGCAGAGCCCGCTCAGCCACGGACCCGCAGGAACCCGAAAGGGTGGACAACGTCTGCCCTGGCTTCAAGTTGATCACCCCTCGTCGTCCTCAGACGATAATTTCGCCTGTTTCTCCGCCCTGAACTGGCAGATCCATTTTTATGGAGAAGGCAGTTCTGACTTGAAGACGCTGTGTGATGCTCGCGGCATCCAGCTTCATCACTTCCCTTGGACTCCCGCGGCCCATAAGGCTGGTCTGATCAGGAATGCGGCCTACATTCTGCGCCCTGACGAATATATCGGCATCGTCGTCCCGGATGCTGATCCCAAAAAGATTATTTTATATCTGGAGACGTGGCTTTTGAACAAAGACCTGCCTGAAGGAGAGGATTGA